One genomic region from Phorcysia thermohydrogeniphila encodes:
- a CDS encoding radical SAM protein has product MRITILDGYVDEPTCLGVPPYISTYVRYVAGALVTAGIPEESISYVAIDELRKREEKWELLKDSDVIFLISGMTVPGRYLGGKPITEKEIEEVGELPAYKVVGGPVTFGFALQGGVRAKPLLFEGFDLVCKGDVELAAYYIGKYLVEGRELPSGVFTQRRTALHVDRFAPLGAFIVKQHFYYPYVICEIETFRGCERKHHCSYCTEGFYGSPQERDPEKIVEEVRALHQHGVRYFRIGRQPNILGYRAKPTEGEFPVPNNSAICNLFRAIREVGEIKTLHIDNVNAGTINAYPEESKKALSCIASYDTEGDVAPFGLETADEEVIKKNFLKVNPEGVKKAIRIVNEVGAFKEKEDSLYKLLPGINFLVGLPGETKKTFEKNREFLLSILDEGLLLRRINIRQVMVFEGTPISEMVKRPKTKFRREFEKFKEWVREEVDLPMMKKVFPVGTVIRDVLLEAHDGEHTLGRQIGSYPILVRIPEKLELFKTVNVVVVGHRERSVIGIPIPIDINKVSYKLLTYLPGVSRNLASEIILKRPFKDVVELLSLFPFLEKLSRFITIS; this is encoded by the coding sequence TTGAGGATAACGATTCTTGACGGTTATGTTGACGAGCCAACCTGTTTAGGCGTTCCACCCTACATCTCTACCTACGTGCGCTACGTGGCCGGAGCTCTCGTTACTGCCGGAATACCCGAAGAGAGCATCTCATACGTAGCCATAGACGAGCTGAGAAAAAGGGAAGAAAAGTGGGAGCTCTTAAAGGACTCAGACGTTATCTTCCTCATCTCTGGAATGACCGTTCCCGGAAGGTACTTAGGAGGAAAGCCAATAACGGAAAAAGAGATTGAAGAGGTAGGGGAGCTCCCAGCCTACAAGGTGGTTGGAGGCCCTGTAACCTTTGGATTTGCACTACAGGGAGGAGTTAGAGCTAAACCTTTACTCTTTGAAGGCTTTGACTTGGTGTGTAAAGGGGACGTTGAGCTTGCAGCCTACTACATCGGAAAGTACTTGGTAGAAGGGAGGGAGCTCCCAAGCGGTGTCTTTACCCAGAGAAGGACCGCCCTCCACGTTGACAGGTTTGCTCCCCTTGGAGCTTTCATAGTTAAACAGCACTTTTACTACCCTTACGTAATCTGCGAGATAGAGACCTTTAGAGGGTGCGAGAGGAAACACCACTGTTCCTACTGCACAGAGGGCTTTTACGGCTCTCCACAGGAAAGAGACCCTGAGAAGATAGTTGAAGAGGTGAGAGCTCTCCATCAGCACGGCGTAAGGTACTTTAGAATCGGAAGACAGCCAAACATCCTTGGCTACAGGGCAAAACCGACAGAAGGAGAGTTCCCAGTCCCAAACAATAGCGCAATATGCAACCTATTTAGAGCTATAAGGGAAGTAGGAGAAATAAAGACCCTTCACATAGACAACGTTAACGCAGGAACGATAAACGCCTATCCTGAAGAGTCAAAGAAAGCCCTCTCCTGCATTGCAAGCTACGACACAGAAGGGGACGTTGCACCTTTTGGACTTGAAACGGCAGACGAGGAGGTGATAAAGAAAAATTTCCTGAAAGTGAACCCCGAAGGGGTGAAGAAGGCCATAAGGATAGTAAATGAAGTCGGAGCATTTAAAGAAAAGGAAGACAGCCTCTACAAGCTCCTTCCGGGAATAAACTTCTTAGTAGGACTTCCGGGAGAAACAAAGAAAACCTTTGAGAAAAACAGGGAATTTCTCCTATCAATCCTTGATGAAGGACTCCTCCTTCGCAGGATAAACATAAGGCAAGTGATGGTCTTTGAAGGAACGCCAATTTCTGAAATGGTCAAAAGACCAAAAACGAAGTTTAGAAGGGAGTTTGAAAAGTTTAAGGAGTGGGTAAGGGAAGAAGTTGACCTTCCGATGATGAAGAAGGTCTTTCCGGTCGGAACCGTAATAAGGGACGTCCTCTTAGAAGCCCACGACGGGGAGCACACACTCGGAAGGCAGATAGGAAGTTACCCTATTTTAGTGAGAATCCCCGAAAAGTTAGAACTCTTTAAAACCGTAAACGTAGTGGTAGTAGGCCACAGAGAAAGGTCTGTCATAGGAATCCCGATTCCGATAGACATAAACAAAGTCTCCTACAAACTCCTAACTTACCTTCCCGGCGTTTCAAGAAACTTGGCGTCGGAGATTATCCTTAAAAGACCTTTTAAAGATGTTGTGGAGCTCCTATCCCTCTTCCCCTTCCTTGAAAAACTCTCCCGTTTCATAACCATAAGTTAG
- a CDS encoding cation:proton antiporter, which produces MENSLLSIILISVGILFVPFLSKLLRIPVAVGEILYGIVLGKSFLNLIQPSQWLDFLSSFGFLLLMFVAGLEVKLKEISTLSLKTKLVYIAVPLLAFLLAFFIGNKFSLPSLVSIAIGVVSVGIVVSVLREKSLLDTHFGKTVFLVGIVGEVISILTLTLFTLYSEFKFEFEFWLGILKLILYLIVARLVLLFLRSFVWWYPNRFKFFFEKNPSEIGVRISLAVMFMLSVAASAIHIEPIIGAFIAGMIFATVFEDTESIEEKLSGVSFGFLIPIFFIYVGINFKVPEINPETLTLLGIITGASLLVKVIPSLLLVFEGVPLRKAVAGGFLLSAPLTLVIVTAELGKELGIIDEGLEGILILTAILTGILAPILFNFALKEERVEDNDS; this is translated from the coding sequence ATGGAGAACTCCCTCCTTTCCATAATCCTGATTTCGGTAGGAATACTCTTTGTTCCCTTCTTAAGTAAACTGCTGAGGATTCCCGTCGCAGTCGGAGAGATACTCTACGGGATAGTCCTTGGAAAGTCGTTCTTAAACCTCATTCAGCCCTCTCAATGGTTAGACTTCCTCTCCTCCTTCGGTTTCCTCCTCCTCATGTTCGTTGCCGGACTTGAAGTAAAGTTAAAAGAGATATCTACCCTAAGCCTTAAGACAAAGCTCGTTTACATAGCAGTCCCTCTTTTAGCCTTCCTACTCGCCTTCTTCATCGGCAATAAGTTCTCGCTACCCTCCTTGGTTTCCATCGCAATTGGCGTCGTATCGGTCGGCATCGTTGTATCCGTCCTGAGGGAGAAAAGCCTACTTGACACCCACTTCGGGAAAACGGTCTTTTTGGTGGGAATTGTAGGAGAGGTCATCAGTATCCTCACCCTAACCCTTTTCACCCTCTACAGCGAGTTTAAGTTTGAGTTTGAGTTCTGGCTTGGAATCCTGAAGCTAATCCTCTACCTAATCGTCGCAAGACTCGTTCTCCTCTTCTTGAGGAGCTTTGTCTGGTGGTATCCAAACAGGTTTAAGTTCTTCTTTGAGAAAAACCCATCAGAAATCGGCGTCCGCATAAGCCTTGCAGTAATGTTCATGCTGTCTGTCGCTGCATCTGCAATCCACATTGAGCCAATCATAGGAGCTTTTATCGCCGGCATGATATTTGCCACCGTTTTTGAGGACACAGAGAGCATAGAGGAGAAACTGTCGGGAGTTAGCTTCGGCTTTTTAATTCCCATATTCTTCATCTACGTAGGAATAAACTTTAAAGTCCCTGAGATTAACCCAGAAACTCTAACGCTACTTGGAATAATAACGGGAGCAAGCCTTTTAGTGAAGGTCATTCCCTCTCTACTCCTCGTTTTTGAGGGAGTTCCACTCAGAAAGGCCGTAGCAGGAGGGTTCCTACTCTCTGCTCCTTTAACTCTCGTAATTGTTACTGCAGAGCTTGGGAAAGAACTTGGAATAATTGACGAAGGTCTTGAAGGGATACTTATATTAACAGCAATACTAACCGGCATTTTAGCCCCTATACTGTTTAACTTTGCCCTGAAAGAGGAGAGAGTTGAGGATAACGATTCTTGA
- a CDS encoding NAD-binding protein: MKLIIVGAGEVGRELIKRLQKDWSITVIDEDEEKLQKIIELLDSSSMNRTILLQGDGTSRLMLKKAGIEEAKAFVACTGDDEVNLEACRLAKEFGVPMIFSVSNSTEKDELYENEGINYVDKAVATASQLERQIESGIIMPTNIGLGKGEIIEVTVMPTSIIAGYPVGKFSSKRWKIVAIFRGDKLIIPKSRTIVKPGDRVLIVGEPRILKYIAELIKSGEPQFPLQFGIEEVIFLPERKEEVIKDARFFLENTRLQKVSIYTCFKPTPDLKGLFEKKGNRPVNIKEVPTCEKEFFETIKEENFGLIVVSDKYSEFPLYLGIKTFPVILAEGTYSPVLIARGTTPVKKILVPVSGSFSSFRALEAAIELSLMWKAELTALYVSSGENDKRVTSLRERIIRFSNMYKIPINFTVREGNPVTEFSKESKKADLAVIGARKGRKTNWFNPYPPYHMIHRANCSSILICVGE, encoded by the coding sequence ATGAAGCTCATAATCGTCGGGGCAGGTGAGGTAGGGAGGGAACTTATAAAGAGGCTTCAGAAAGACTGGTCCATTACTGTAATAGACGAAGACGAGGAGAAACTCCAGAAGATTATAGAGCTCCTTGACTCAAGCTCTATGAACAGAACCATACTTCTTCAGGGAGACGGAACGAGCAGGCTTATGCTCAAAAAAGCTGGAATAGAGGAAGCAAAAGCTTTCGTCGCCTGCACGGGAGACGATGAGGTCAACCTTGAGGCCTGTAGGCTCGCTAAGGAATTCGGCGTCCCGATGATATTCTCAGTCTCTAACAGTACAGAAAAGGACGAGCTATACGAGAATGAAGGAATCAACTACGTTGACAAGGCAGTAGCTACGGCCTCCCAACTTGAAAGGCAGATAGAGTCCGGAATCATCATGCCAACCAACATAGGTTTAGGTAAAGGAGAAATAATAGAAGTAACAGTTATGCCTACCTCTATAATTGCAGGCTATCCTGTGGGCAAGTTCTCCTCAAAGCGATGGAAGATTGTTGCTATTTTCAGGGGAGATAAGCTAATAATCCCCAAGTCAAGAACAATTGTTAAACCCGGTGATAGAGTTTTAATAGTTGGTGAACCAAGGATTTTAAAGTACATCGCAGAACTCATAAAGTCAGGAGAACCTCAGTTTCCACTTCAATTTGGAATAGAAGAGGTAATTTTTCTACCTGAAAGAAAAGAGGAGGTAATTAAAGACGCTCGGTTCTTCTTGGAAAACACTAGACTCCAAAAAGTATCCATCTATACCTGCTTTAAACCTACTCCTGACTTAAAAGGACTGTTTGAAAAGAAAGGGAACAGACCAGTAAACATTAAAGAAGTTCCTACGTGCGAAAAGGAGTTCTTTGAGACTATTAAAGAGGAAAACTTCGGCCTTATAGTCGTATCGGATAAGTACAGTGAGTTTCCTCTCTACTTAGGAATAAAAACTTTTCCAGTCATCCTTGCAGAAGGAACCTACTCGCCGGTCCTGATTGCAAGGGGAACAACGCCTGTAAAGAAAATTTTAGTTCCGGTCTCAGGCTCTTTCAGCAGTTTTAGAGCTCTTGAAGCGGCAATAGAGCTCTCCCTAATGTGGAAGGCTGAGCTAACGGCTCTCTACGTTTCAAGCGGAGAAAACGATAAAAGGGTAACTTCCCTCAGGGAGAGAATTATTCGTTTTTCAAACATGTACAAGATACCCATCAATTTCACTGTCAGAGAGGGCAATCCGGTAACCGAGTTCTCTAAGGAGTCAAAAAAGGCAGACCTTGCAGTCATAGGAGCGAGAAAAGGAAGGAAAACAAACTGGTTTAATCCTTACCCTCCTTACCACATGATACACCGAGCAAACTGCTCATCAATACTTATATGCGTGGGTGAATAG
- a CDS encoding ABC transporter ATP-binding protein yields MEPILKVDNVKLTIDGKAILKGVNLEVNRGEIHAILGPNGAGKSTLAKLIMGIDDLKSPTEGEIIFDGKVINGLEVYERAKLGITLAWQEPARFEGVTVEEYLKLSARNNPDVDIRKCLEEVGLVPEVYLKRFVDDSLSGGERKRVELASILAFKPKFVVLDEIDSGIDFTSIEDIQKILETMKEEGITVLMITHNEKLLDVADRASLLCGGKVLETSDPQSIKRKFEECKVCDVLDFEQKGEKDGKGR; encoded by the coding sequence ATGGAGCCAATCTTAAAGGTAGATAACGTGAAGCTAACCATTGACGGAAAGGCGATTCTGAAGGGAGTTAACTTAGAGGTCAATAGAGGGGAGATTCACGCCATTTTAGGTCCAAACGGTGCAGGTAAGTCAACTCTTGCAAAGCTCATTATGGGTATTGATGACCTGAAATCCCCTACAGAAGGAGAAATTATCTTTGACGGTAAGGTTATCAACGGTCTTGAGGTTTACGAAAGGGCAAAGCTTGGAATAACCCTCGCTTGGCAAGAGCCTGCAAGGTTTGAAGGGGTAACTGTTGAGGAGTACCTCAAGCTCTCTGCCCGTAACAACCCTGACGTTGATATTAGGAAGTGCCTTGAAGAGGTAGGGTTAGTTCCTGAAGTTTACCTTAAAAGGTTCGTTGACGACTCCCTCTCCGGTGGAGAGAGGAAGAGGGTAGAGCTTGCAAGTATCTTGGCCTTTAAGCCAAAGTTCGTAGTTCTTGATGAGATAGACTCGGGAATTGACTTTACCTCAATAGAGGACATCCAGAAGATACTGGAGACTATGAAGGAAGAGGGAATAACGGTTCTGATGATTACCCATAACGAGAAGCTCCTTGACGTTGCCGATAGGGCTTCTCTCCTCTGTGGTGGAAAAGTTCTTGAAACGTCAGACCCTCAGAGCATCAAGAGGAAGTTTGAAGAGTGCAAAGTTTGTGACGTCTTAGACTTTGAACAGAAGGGGGAGAAAGATGGAAAGGGTAGATAA
- a CDS encoding SufB/SufD family protein, whose amino-acid sequence MERVDKLLNNILSLGLPKDILKNPSIVIEGHKVIREVPYPGISIEKRAHEDRIEVKISVLPGVVIEKPVHMCLSKLGTGDQLIDITVDIGEGAKVKMISHCAFKGKNLKHISRTKFRVRKGASLEVSEIHYHEKDTDIVIDARSEGVVEERASYKSLFKIDSNNAGKVRVEYVVDILDHATADVETKIAGRDGDEIYVKDIMYLKGKYSRAIAKSRLMALGNTKAEFYGETYGLGDYSRGHIDCSEIVRGDDVTVKAIPIVVVDNETAKVTHEAAVGSIDKKQLETLMARGLDEDEAVDVIVKGMLR is encoded by the coding sequence ATGGAAAGGGTAGATAAGCTTTTGAATAACATCCTCTCTTTGGGACTGCCGAAGGACATACTGAAGAATCCTTCAATAGTCATTGAGGGGCACAAGGTTATCAGGGAAGTTCCCTATCCCGGAATTTCCATTGAGAAGAGGGCTCACGAGGACAGGATAGAGGTCAAGATAAGTGTCCTGCCCGGAGTCGTGATTGAGAAGCCTGTTCACATGTGCCTATCAAAGCTTGGTACTGGAGACCAGCTTATTGATATCACGGTGGATATCGGAGAAGGCGCTAAGGTGAAGATGATTTCCCACTGTGCCTTCAAGGGTAAGAACCTTAAGCACATAAGCAGGACGAAGTTCAGGGTAAGGAAGGGTGCTTCCCTTGAGGTATCAGAGATTCACTACCACGAGAAAGACACCGACATAGTAATAGACGCTCGCTCAGAGGGAGTAGTAGAAGAGAGAGCTTCTTACAAGAGTCTTTTCAAGATAGACTCAAACAACGCAGGAAAGGTAAGGGTAGAGTACGTCGTTGATATCCTTGACCACGCTACTGCAGACGTTGAAACGAAGATAGCCGGAAGGGACGGTGATGAGATATACGTCAAGGATATCATGTACCTGAAGGGTAAGTACTCAAGGGCTATAGCTAAGAGTAGGTTAATGGCCCTTGGAAACACCAAGGCTGAGTTCTACGGAGAGACCTACGGACTTGGCGACTACTCAAGGGGACACATAGACTGTTCTGAAATAGTAAGGGGAGACGATGTTACTGTGAAGGCAATTCCTATAGTTGTTGTTGACAACGAGACTGCAAAGGTAACCCACGAGGCTGCCGTTGGTAGTATAGATAAGAAACAGCTTGAGACCCTTATGGCGAGGGGACTTGACGAAGACGAAGCTGTGGACGTAATTGTTAAAGGAATGCTTAGGTAA
- a CDS encoding class II SORL domain-containing protein, producing the protein MKVFGPEPEGKRKHTPVVEAPAKVKKGEWFDVKVVVGKDIPHPNTKEHWIQSISLWAGDFLVGKADLEPERAASEVVFKVKLEETTKLSAHAYCNLHGLWHSEEVTVEVEE; encoded by the coding sequence ATGAAGGTATTTGGTCCAGAACCAGAAGGAAAGAGGAAACATACTCCAGTAGTTGAAGCTCCTGCAAAGGTAAAGAAGGGGGAGTGGTTTGACGTTAAGGTTGTAGTTGGAAAAGACATTCCCCACCCAAATACTAAGGAGCACTGGATTCAGAGCATTTCCCTTTGGGCAGGAGACTTTCTTGTAGGAAAGGCAGACCTTGAGCCTGAAAGGGCTGCTTCTGAGGTTGTCTTTAAGGTGAAGCTTGAGGAGACTACAAAGCTCTCAGCCCACGCTTACTGTAACCTTCACGGCCTTTGGCACAGCGAGGAAGTTACTGTAGAAGTTGAAGAATAA
- the lysS gene encoding lysine--tRNA ligase, whose product MAEERSLEQKIVEQRKEKAQKLKELGYEPYAYNYNVTASAGELIKKFGRHKDKEERENEQLPEEEVSLAGRIMSMRVMGKAAFFHIQDGTDRIQCYIRRDTVGADFYNQVFKKLIDIGDIVGVKGKLFRTGTGELTIEVTELTPLTKSLRPLPEKWHGLKDVEKRYRQRYLDLIVNPEVREIFRTRAKIIKKIREFLDKRGFIEVETPILQPIASGAAAKPFITHYNALDTDVYLRIAPELYLKRLIVGGFERVYELGKNFRNEGISTRHNPEFTMVEWYMAYVDYYDLMEMTEELFEELLDEIFGKGVREIEYQGVKLSFKRPFRRISFLGELSKKTGLTEDELLHDEEKVLAKAKEVGIEKAEELSHFKRVQELFETLVEPELIQPTFVIDFPKAISPLAKEKRDNPELVERFELIIFGREIANAYTELNNPEEQEKRFRQQLEERAKGDEEAMEYDEDFVTALEYGMPPTAGEGIGIDRLVMLFTNKDSIREVLLFPQLRPEKKSEEGKEEETCESK is encoded by the coding sequence ATGGCTGAGGAGAGAAGCCTTGAGCAGAAGATAGTTGAACAGAGGAAAGAAAAGGCTCAAAAACTTAAGGAGCTCGGTTATGAACCTTACGCATACAACTACAACGTAACAGCATCAGCCGGAGAGCTCATCAAGAAATTCGGAAGGCACAAGGACAAGGAAGAAAGGGAAAACGAACAGCTGCCGGAAGAAGAGGTATCCCTTGCCGGCAGAATTATGTCAATGAGGGTAATGGGTAAGGCTGCCTTTTTCCACATTCAGGACGGCACAGATAGGATTCAGTGTTACATCAGGAGAGATACAGTTGGAGCAGATTTCTACAATCAAGTCTTTAAAAAGCTCATAGATATCGGAGATATCGTTGGCGTCAAAGGAAAGCTTTTTAGGACGGGAACCGGAGAGCTGACCATTGAAGTAACAGAGTTAACGCCGCTCACAAAGTCCTTAAGGCCTCTACCGGAAAAGTGGCACGGGCTGAAAGACGTTGAGAAACGTTATAGACAGCGTTACTTGGACCTCATAGTAAACCCGGAAGTAAGGGAGATATTCAGAACCCGCGCCAAGATAATCAAGAAAATACGTGAGTTCCTTGATAAGAGGGGTTTCATTGAAGTGGAAACTCCAATACTTCAGCCTATAGCCTCCGGAGCTGCCGCAAAGCCATTTATCACTCACTACAACGCCCTTGACACAGACGTTTACCTGCGTATAGCACCAGAGCTCTACCTCAAAAGGCTCATAGTCGGCGGATTTGAAAGGGTCTACGAGCTCGGGAAGAACTTCAGAAACGAAGGAATCAGCACACGCCACAACCCTGAGTTCACAATGGTTGAGTGGTACATGGCCTACGTCGACTACTACGACCTGATGGAGATGACAGAAGAGCTCTTTGAGGAGCTCCTTGACGAAATATTTGGCAAGGGCGTAAGGGAGATTGAGTATCAAGGAGTAAAACTCTCCTTTAAGAGGCCATTCAGGAGAATCTCTTTCCTTGGAGAGCTCTCAAAGAAGACAGGGCTAACAGAGGATGAGCTCCTTCACGACGAGGAAAAGGTTTTAGCCAAGGCAAAGGAGGTAGGCATAGAGAAGGCAGAGGAGCTCTCCCACTTTAAGAGGGTTCAGGAACTGTTTGAAACCTTAGTTGAGCCAGAGCTCATTCAACCAACCTTTGTAATTGACTTCCCCAAGGCTATATCCCCACTTGCAAAAGAAAAGAGGGATAACCCTGAACTTGTTGAAAGGTTTGAGCTCATAATCTTTGGAAGGGAAATAGCAAACGCCTACACCGAGCTCAACAACCCAGAAGAGCAGGAAAAGAGGTTCAGACAGCAACTTGAAGAAAGGGCAAAAGGTGACGAAGAGGCCATGGAGTACGACGAGGACTTTGTTACTGCCCTTGAGTACGGAATGCCACCGACGGCCGGTGAGGGTATCGGAATAGACAGACTCGTGATGCTCTTCACAAACAAGGACTCAATCAGGGAAGTTCTCCTCTTCCCTCAGTTAAGACCAGAGAAGAAGTCTGAAGAAGGTAAAGAGGAAGAAACTTGTGAATCTAAATAA
- a CDS encoding MlaE family ABC transporter permease, whose amino-acid sequence MLVGLFEAVGRKVIEFLEFWGKWFIISLKALFLAFRRPFRFKRYIYYLATIGTDSLPVIAITSFFTGGVIALETYVAFHRFNAEYMIGGVVAISMARELAPVLSALLVTARAGSAMAAEIGTMKVTEQIDALEMMAVNPIKYLITPRVYTTVIAVTVLTLISDIVGYIGGYIISIYLFDVNKTLYMRYTEILAEMDDVYHGLIKAAIFGFLIATISCLYGYSTRGGAKGVGESTTRAVVTSSIAILIFDYLITYVMRLFDL is encoded by the coding sequence GTGTTAGTAGGGTTATTTGAGGCAGTAGGTAGGAAAGTCATAGAATTTTTGGAGTTTTGGGGGAAATGGTTCATCATTTCGCTAAAGGCGCTCTTTCTTGCTTTCAGAAGGCCGTTTCGGTTCAAACGTTACATTTACTACTTGGCTACCATAGGAACCGACTCTCTGCCGGTTATAGCTATAACCTCCTTCTTTACTGGAGGCGTTATCGCCCTTGAAACTTACGTTGCCTTTCACCGCTTTAACGCTGAGTATATGATAGGAGGGGTTGTTGCAATTTCAATGGCGAGGGAGCTGGCCCCTGTTCTCTCTGCCCTGCTTGTAACTGCCCGCGCCGGCTCTGCCATGGCTGCAGAGATTGGAACGATGAAGGTTACAGAGCAGATAGACGCCTTAGAGATGATGGCCGTTAATCCAATCAAGTATCTAATTACCCCGAGAGTTTACACGACTGTCATAGCTGTTACAGTTCTCACGCTAATCTCTGACATCGTTGGTTATATCGGCGGGTACATCATCAGCATTTACCTGTTTGATGTTAATAAAACCCTTTACATGCGCTATACCGAAATCCTTGCGGAGATGGATGACGTTTACCATGGCCTGATAAAGGCGGCGATTTTCGGTTTCCTCATTGCGACCATAAGCTGTCTTTACGGGTACTCTACAAGGGGTGGTGCAAAGGGTGTTGGAGAGTCCACAACGAGGGCGGTTGTTACGTCTTCAATAGCGATTCTCATATTTGACTACCTGATAACCTACGTAATGAGGCTCTTTGACCTATGA
- a CDS encoding ABC transporter ATP-binding protein: protein MKEAIVVEDLKKSFGTNVVHDGVSFTVYDGEIFVVIGPSGTGKSVLLKQIAGLLKPDSGKIYVYGMDVLNLSGEEFIRFRETLTYVFQNGALFDSLPVWYNVAFYLVEKKGIKEKEAREKAKYYLSLLGLSGTEDLYPSELSGGMRKRVAVARALCMNPRCILFDEPTSGLDPVMTAVLDRLILKLKKEFGKTCVVVSHDMTSAFRIADRIAILWGGKVVEIGTPEEIKKSENPVVKQFINGEPDGPITAMMEL from the coding sequence ATGAAAGAGGCAATAGTTGTTGAAGATCTCAAAAAATCTTTCGGGACAAATGTTGTCCACGATGGGGTTTCTTTTACTGTTTACGACGGTGAGATCTTTGTCGTAATAGGGCCTTCGGGAACGGGTAAGAGTGTTCTCCTAAAGCAGATTGCGGGACTACTCAAGCCAGATTCTGGGAAAATCTACGTTTACGGAATGGATGTCCTGAATTTAAGTGGCGAGGAGTTTATAAGATTTCGGGAAACCTTAACTTACGTGTTCCAGAATGGAGCTCTCTTTGATTCCCTTCCCGTCTGGTACAACGTTGCCTTCTACCTTGTAGAGAAGAAGGGGATTAAAGAGAAGGAAGCTAGGGAGAAGGCTAAGTATTACCTATCTCTCCTTGGCCTTTCCGGAACGGAAGATTTGTACCCTTCAGAGCTCTCAGGCGGTATGAGAAAGAGGGTTGCCGTTGCGAGGGCTCTCTGTATGAACCCAAGGTGTATCCTCTTTGACGAGCCAACTTCCGGCCTTGACCCGGTTATGACGGCCGTTCTTGACAGGCTCATACTGAAACTGAAGAAGGAGTTTGGGAAGACCTGCGTTGTTGTCAGCCACGATATGACTAGCGCTTTTAGGATAGCTGACAGGATAGCGATTCTGTGGGGCGGTAAAGTTGTTGAGATAGGGACGCCTGAAGAAATAAAGAAGTCAGAAAACCCTGTCGTCAAACAGTTTATAAACGGTGAGCCTGATGGACCGATAACAGCGATGATGGAGCTATAA